A genomic window from Streptomyces broussonetiae includes:
- a CDS encoding sarcosine oxidase subunit alpha family protein, producing the protein MTDQHFRLRHGGRVDRGTLLRFTLDGRELTGYRGDTVASAMLANGLAEVAPSIYRGRARGIVSAGAEEPNALLQIDGAHAEGMLPATTTELYDGLCATTLSGRGRLDPRPDPAVYDKKYVHTDVLVVGAGPAGLAAATAAAGSGARVILVDDQPEPGGSLLCGRTEKVGAQGALEWVADAHAALGAAPDVVVLHRTTAFGSYDDNYVLALQRRTDHLGADAPDPSEGVSRQRLWHIRARQVVLATGAHERPLVFAGNDRPGVMLAGAVRAYVNRYAVAPGSRAIVTTTNDSAYDTVADLRAAGIEIAAVVDARPELSRRATEVAAATGVRVLTGSAVVDTAGDARLTGVTVQALDDGGRLTGEAVSFACDLLAVSGGWSPVVHLHSQRQGGLRWDEDLVAFVPDAPVRDQHVVGAARGTYDLDGCLAEGTRAGARAATDAGFPVPVPALPSGAARGPGPVRAVWLVPGRDGEPGGWDTHFVDLQRDVTVADVRRSTGAGMRSVEHVKRYTSLGTANDQGKTSAVNAIGVIAEALGAGASPGEIGTTAYRAPYTPVAFAALAGRERGELFDPQRRTSLHSRHVAHGAVFEDVGQWKRPRYYPGPGEDMDTAVARECRAAREGVAFMDASTLGKIEIWGTDAGEFLNRIYTNAFKKLMPGMARYGVMCKPDGMIFDDGVTLRLEENRYFMTTTTGGAAAVLDWLEEWLQTEWPELDVHCTSVTEQWATIAVVGPRSREVVARLAPDVDLSNEAFPFMAFRETALASGVPARICRISFSGELAYEVNVAAWYGAAVWEEVHTIGRPYGITPYGTETMHVLRAEKGYIIVGQDTDGTVTPQDAGMSWVVSKHKDFIGKRSYSRADTARTDRKQLVGLLPVDRTTRLPEGTQLVDANVPITPEAGPVPMLGHVTSSYHSPALGRPFALGLVADGRARIGQTLIAPVDEGLVPVEVADPVLYDPEGTKRDG; encoded by the coding sequence ATGACCGACCAGCATTTCCGGCTCCGGCACGGCGGGCGTGTCGACCGCGGCACGCTGCTGCGATTCACTCTCGACGGACGGGAGTTGACCGGGTACCGCGGTGACACCGTCGCCTCGGCGATGCTGGCGAACGGGCTCGCCGAGGTCGCGCCGTCGATCTACCGCGGGCGTGCACGCGGCATCGTCTCCGCGGGCGCCGAGGAGCCCAACGCCCTGCTGCAGATCGACGGCGCCCACGCGGAGGGCATGCTGCCCGCGACGACGACGGAGCTGTACGACGGCCTGTGCGCCACCACCCTGTCCGGGAGAGGCCGGCTCGACCCGCGTCCCGATCCCGCCGTGTACGACAAGAAGTACGTCCACACCGACGTCCTGGTCGTCGGCGCCGGGCCCGCCGGGCTCGCCGCCGCCACCGCAGCAGCCGGCTCCGGCGCGCGTGTGATCCTCGTCGACGACCAGCCCGAGCCCGGCGGTTCGCTGCTCTGCGGGCGCACCGAGAAGGTCGGTGCGCAGGGCGCCCTGGAGTGGGTGGCCGACGCGCACGCGGCTCTCGGCGCCGCCCCCGACGTGGTCGTCCTGCACCGCACCACGGCGTTCGGCAGTTACGACGACAACTACGTGCTGGCCCTGCAGCGACGCACCGACCACCTCGGAGCCGACGCCCCCGACCCGTCCGAAGGCGTCTCGCGCCAGCGACTGTGGCACATCCGGGCCCGTCAGGTCGTTCTGGCGACCGGCGCGCACGAGCGCCCGCTGGTCTTCGCGGGCAACGACCGGCCCGGGGTGATGCTCGCCGGCGCCGTGCGTGCGTACGTCAACCGATATGCCGTGGCGCCGGGCTCGCGAGCCATCGTGACCACGACCAATGACAGCGCCTACGACACGGTCGCCGATCTCCGTGCGGCCGGGATCGAGATCGCCGCCGTGGTGGACGCCCGCCCCGAGCTGTCCCGCCGGGCCACCGAGGTGGCCGCGGCGACCGGGGTGCGGGTACTGACGGGCAGTGCCGTGGTCGACACCGCGGGCGACGCCCGCCTCACCGGCGTCACCGTCCAGGCCCTGGACGACGGCGGTCGGCTCACCGGTGAGGCGGTGTCCTTCGCCTGCGATCTGCTCGCCGTCTCCGGCGGCTGGAGCCCGGTCGTGCACCTGCACAGCCAGCGACAGGGAGGGCTGCGCTGGGACGAGGACCTGGTCGCCTTCGTTCCCGACGCACCCGTACGGGACCAGCACGTCGTCGGTGCGGCCCGCGGCACGTACGACCTCGACGGCTGTCTGGCGGAAGGGACACGGGCAGGTGCGCGGGCCGCGACGGACGCGGGTTTCCCGGTCCCCGTGCCGGCCCTCCCCTCCGGTGCGGCACGGGGCCCGGGCCCGGTGCGCGCCGTGTGGCTGGTACCGGGCCGCGACGGCGAACCGGGCGGCTGGGACACCCACTTCGTCGACCTGCAGCGGGACGTCACCGTCGCCGATGTCCGGCGGTCCACCGGCGCCGGCATGCGCAGCGTCGAGCACGTCAAGCGCTACACCTCGCTGGGCACGGCGAACGACCAGGGGAAGACCTCCGCCGTCAACGCGATCGGTGTGATCGCCGAGGCCCTCGGTGCGGGGGCGTCGCCCGGAGAGATCGGCACCACGGCCTACCGCGCGCCGTACACTCCGGTGGCCTTCGCCGCCCTGGCCGGGCGTGAGCGCGGCGAGTTGTTCGATCCGCAGCGCCGGACCTCCCTCCACAGCCGGCACGTCGCGCACGGAGCGGTGTTCGAGGACGTCGGGCAGTGGAAGCGTCCCCGGTACTACCCCGGACCCGGTGAGGACATGGACACGGCCGTGGCCCGCGAGTGCCGTGCGGCCCGTGAGGGGGTGGCGTTCATGGATGCCTCCACCCTCGGCAAGATCGAGATCTGGGGCACGGACGCCGGCGAGTTCCTCAACCGCATCTACACCAACGCCTTCAAGAAGCTCATGCCCGGCATGGCCCGCTACGGCGTGATGTGCAAGCCCGACGGCATGATCTTCGACGACGGCGTGACGCTGCGTCTGGAGGAGAACCGCTACTTCATGACCACCACGACCGGCGGCGCCGCCGCGGTTCTGGACTGGCTGGAGGAGTGGCTGCAGACCGAGTGGCCCGAACTCGACGTCCACTGCACCTCGGTGACCGAGCAGTGGGCGACGATCGCTGTGGTCGGTCCGCGCTCGCGCGAGGTCGTCGCCCGACTCGCCCCCGACGTCGACCTGTCGAACGAGGCCTTCCCGTTCATGGCCTTCCGCGAGACCGCCCTCGCCTCCGGCGTCCCCGCCCGTATCTGCCGGATCTCCTTCTCCGGCGAACTCGCCTACGAGGTCAACGTGGCCGCGTGGTACGGAGCGGCGGTCTGGGAGGAGGTGCACACGATCGGCCGGCCGTACGGCATCACCCCGTACGGCACCGAGACCATGCACGTCCTGCGGGCCGAGAAGGGCTACATCATCGTCGGCCAGGACACCGACGGTACCGTCACCCCGCAGGACGCCGGCATGTCCTGGGTGGTCTCGAAGCACAAGGACTTCATCGGCAAGCGGTCGTACTCCCGCGCCGACACCGCCCGCACCGACCGCAAGCAGCTGGTCGGCCTGCTGCCCGTCGACCGCACGACCCGGCTGCCCGAGGGCACCCAGCTCGTCGACGCGAACGTGCCCATCACGCCCGAGGCAGGGCCGGTGCCGATGCTCGGCCACGTCACCTCGAGCTACCACAGCCCGGCCCTAGGCCGCCCCTTCGCCCTCGGCCTCGTCGCCGACGGACGGGCAAGGATCGGCCAGACCCTGATCGCGCCGGTGGACGAGGGCCTGGTGCCCGTCGAGGTGGCCGATCCCGTCCTCTACGACCCCGAAGGGACCAAGCGAGATGGCTGA